A portion of the Magnolia sinica isolate HGM2019 chromosome 17, MsV1, whole genome shotgun sequence genome contains these proteins:
- the LOC131231909 gene encoding histone-lysine N-methyltransferase EZ3 isoform X3: MHVGRQVGVVFSNRDEDYHDLCQFVEARGRRGQLITPSRKSSGHNRELHRNQRMADDQSVVGRRQIYYDQYGSEALICSDSEEEVPEPGEEKHDFSEGEDQILRKVLQEHGLNQDVLNTLSQFIDATPSEIQERYDALNQKSREKQAKDSEGSGEVGSERNIFLDKSLSAALDSFDNLFCRRCLVFDCRLHGCSQNLVIPDEKQPFSLEVEDNGNPCGEQCYLWGREGVQDMPSNRSETSTKCGRDDGDSNSKDDSIVDTSSDTSCNDVKRAATVSSKDAYMGTTPEIVPGGLGTDTNAQVAPSTENVGKRKVLKHGSMSVGNPEPSDEYFLASVVKKQKTVEASDENKDNMVADKANDDIEVTFVKKPSNSGQRQVEATIGSHVWSPIEKELYLKGIEIFGRNSCLIARNLLSGLKTCVEVANYMLDDRGAAPNRSATSPNSFLEENGKGDQDYMEQEIPKRTRFWRRRGRARKLKYTWKSTGHPSIRKRMADGKQQSCKQYTPCGCQQMCGKQCPCLHNGTCCEKYCGCSKSCKNRFRGCHCAKSQCRSRQCPCFAAGRECDPDVCRNCWVSCGDGSLGEPPAQGDGYQCGNMKLLLKQQQRILLGRSDVAGWGAFIKNPVNKNDYLGEYTGELISHKEADKRGKIYDRANSSFLFDLNDQYVLDAYRKGDKLKFANHSSNPNCYAKVMLVAGDHRVGIFAKEHIEASEELFYDYRYGPDQAPIWARKPEGSKRDDPSVSYGRAQKIA, encoded by the exons ATGCATGTTGGCCGGCAAGTGGGAGTTGTGTTCAGCAACAGGGACGAAGACTATCATGATCTATGTCAATTTGTTGAAGCTCGTGGAAGGAGAGGCCAGCTAATAACTCCATCCAGGAAATCTTCAGGCCACAACAGAGAGCTG CACAGAAACCAAAGAATGGCTGATGATCAGTCGGTTGTTGGGAGGAGACAGATTTACTATGATCAGTACGGCAGTGAAGCACTGATTTGTAGTGATAGTGAAGAAGAGGTCCCAGAACCAGGGGAAGAGAAGCATGATTTCTCAGAAGGCGAAGATCAGATTTTAAG GAAGGTCCTTCAGGAACATGGGCTAAACCAGGATGTCCTGAATACTCTAAGCCAGTTCATTGATGCAACCCCGTCTGAAATACAG GAAAGATACGATGCACTCAACCAGAAATCTCGGGAGAAGCAGGCCAAAGATTCCGAAGGTTCTGGCGAAGTGGGATCTGAGAGGAACATATTTCTAGACAAGAGCCTTAGTGCAGCATTAGATTCTTTTGATAATCTCTTCTGCCGTCGTTGCTTG GTTTTTGACTGTCGTTTGCATGGATGTTCTCAAAATCTTGTTATCCCA gACGAAAAGCAACCATTCTCACTTGAAGTTGAAGATAATGGGAACCCATGCGGCGAACAGTGCTACCTTTGG GGAAGGGAAGGTGTTCAAGACATGCCTTCTAACAGGTCAGAAACTAGTACAAAGTGTGGAAGGGATGATGGAGATTCAAACAGCAAAGATGACAGCATAGTCGACACATCTTCTGACACAAGCTGCAATGATGTGAAAAGGGCTGCCACTGTTTCTTCAAAAGATGCCTATATGGGCACAACTCCTGAAATTGTTCCCGGAGGTCTTGGGACTGATACAAATGCTCAGGTAGCACCTTCTACTGAAAATGTAGGGAAACGCAAGGTCTTAAAGCATGGAAGTATGTCAGTAGGAAACCCCGAGCCCAGTGACGAATATTTCCTGGCCTCTGTTGTTAAGAAGCAAAAAACAGTGGAGGCTTCAGATGAGAATAAGGATAATATGGTTGCAGACAAAGCAAATGATGACATTGAAGTTACTTTTGTGAAGAAGCCATCCAATTCTGGCCAGCGCCAAGTTGAAGCGACTATAGGCAGCCATGTATGGAGCCCTATTGAGAAAGAATTGTACTTGAAGGGGATAGAGATATTTGGGAGGAACAG TTGCCTAATAGCCAGGAACTTACTATCTGGTTTGAAGACTTGCGTAGAGGTAGCCAATTACATGCTTGATGACAGGGGTGCTGCACCAAACAGATCTGCCACATCACCAAATTCATTCCTGGAAGAAAATGGGAAGGGTGATCAGGATTACATG GAGCAAGAAATTCCAAAAAGAACACGATTTTGGCGTAGAAGGGGCAGAGCACGGAAGCTAAAATACACATGGAAATCCACCGGACATCCATCAATTCGCAAAAGAATGGCTGACGGCAAACAACAGTCATGTAAGCAATATACACCATGTGGATGCCAGCAAATGTGTGGAAAACAATGCCCTTGTCTTCATAATGGAACTTGCTGTGAAAAGTATTGCGG GTGTTCTAAGAGCTGCAAAAATCGTTTTAGAGGATGTCACTGTGCCAAAAGTCAGTGTAGAAGCCGGCAGTGCCCGTGCTTTGCAGCTGGACGTGAATGTGATCCAGATGTTTGCAGGAATTGCTGGGTCAG CTGTGGAGATGGCTCATTAGGTGAACCACCAGCACAAGGAGATGGCTATCAATGTGGAAACATGAAGCTCCTCTTAAAGCAACAACAGAGA ATCCTGTTGGGGAGGTCTGATGTTGCCGGATGGGGTGCCTTTATAAAG AACCCGGTCAATAAAAATGATTATCTTGGAGAGTACACAGGCGAATTGATTTCCCATAAAGAAGCAGATAAGCGCGGGAAGATCTATGACCGTGCAAACTCATCATTCCTTTTCGACTTGAATGATCAG TATGTTCTCGATGCCTATCGCAAAGGAGACAAACTGAAATTCGCAAACCATTCATCAAACCCAAATTGCTATGCTAAG GTAATGCTGGTGGCTGGAGATCACCGAGTTGGTATTTTCGCTAAAGAACATATAGAAGCCAGTGAGGAGCTCTTCTATGATTATCGTTACGGACCTGACCAAGCACCCATATGGGCACGGAAGCCCGAAGGTTCAAAAAGAGATGATCCATCAGTCTCTTATGGCCGAGCGCAGAAAATTGCGTGA
- the LOC131231909 gene encoding histone-lysine N-methyltransferase EZ3 isoform X6, with protein sequence MADDQSVVGRRQIYYDQYGSEALICSDSEEEVPEPGEEKHDFSEGEDQILRKVLQEHGLNQDVLNTLSQFIDATPSEIQERYDALNQKSREKQAKDSEGSGEVGSERNIFLDKSLSAALDSFDNLFCRRCLVFDCRLHGCSQNLVIPDEKQPFSLEVEDNGNPCGEQCYLWGREGVQDMPSNRSETSTKCGRDDGDSNSKDDSIVDTSSDTSCNDVKRAATVSSKDAYMGTTPEIVPGGLGTDTNAQVAPSTENVGKRKVLKHGSMSVGNPEPSDEYFLASVVKKQKTVEASDENKDNMVADKANDDIEVTFVKKPSNSGQRQVEATIGSHVWSPIEKELYLKGIEIFGRNSCLIARNLLSGLKTCVEVANYMLDDRGAAPNRSATSPNSFLEENGKGDQDYMEQEIPKRTRFWRRRGRARKLKYTWKSTGHPSIRKRMADGKQQSCKQYTPCGCQQMCGKQCPCLHNGTCCEKYCGCSKSCKNRFRGCHCAKSQCRSRQCPCFAAGRECDPDVCRNCWVSCGDGSLGEPPAQGDGYQCGNMKLLLKQQQRILLGRSDVAGWGAFIKNPVNKNDYLGEYTGELISHKEADKRGKIYDRANSSFLFDLNDQYVLDAYRKGDKLKFANHSSNPNCYAKVMLVAGDHRVGIFAKEHIEASEELFYDYRYGPDQAPIWARKPEGSKRDDPSVSYGRAQKIA encoded by the exons ATGGCTGATGATCAGTCGGTTGTTGGGAGGAGACAGATTTACTATGATCAGTACGGCAGTGAAGCACTGATTTGTAGTGATAGTGAAGAAGAGGTCCCAGAACCAGGGGAAGAGAAGCATGATTTCTCAGAAGGCGAAGATCAGATTTTAAG GAAGGTCCTTCAGGAACATGGGCTAAACCAGGATGTCCTGAATACTCTAAGCCAGTTCATTGATGCAACCCCGTCTGAAATACAG GAAAGATACGATGCACTCAACCAGAAATCTCGGGAGAAGCAGGCCAAAGATTCCGAAGGTTCTGGCGAAGTGGGATCTGAGAGGAACATATTTCTAGACAAGAGCCTTAGTGCAGCATTAGATTCTTTTGATAATCTCTTCTGCCGTCGTTGCTTG GTTTTTGACTGTCGTTTGCATGGATGTTCTCAAAATCTTGTTATCCCA gACGAAAAGCAACCATTCTCACTTGAAGTTGAAGATAATGGGAACCCATGCGGCGAACAGTGCTACCTTTGG GGAAGGGAAGGTGTTCAAGACATGCCTTCTAACAGGTCAGAAACTAGTACAAAGTGTGGAAGGGATGATGGAGATTCAAACAGCAAAGATGACAGCATAGTCGACACATCTTCTGACACAAGCTGCAATGATGTGAAAAGGGCTGCCACTGTTTCTTCAAAAGATGCCTATATGGGCACAACTCCTGAAATTGTTCCCGGAGGTCTTGGGACTGATACAAATGCTCAGGTAGCACCTTCTACTGAAAATGTAGGGAAACGCAAGGTCTTAAAGCATGGAAGTATGTCAGTAGGAAACCCCGAGCCCAGTGACGAATATTTCCTGGCCTCTGTTGTTAAGAAGCAAAAAACAGTGGAGGCTTCAGATGAGAATAAGGATAATATGGTTGCAGACAAAGCAAATGATGACATTGAAGTTACTTTTGTGAAGAAGCCATCCAATTCTGGCCAGCGCCAAGTTGAAGCGACTATAGGCAGCCATGTATGGAGCCCTATTGAGAAAGAATTGTACTTGAAGGGGATAGAGATATTTGGGAGGAACAG TTGCCTAATAGCCAGGAACTTACTATCTGGTTTGAAGACTTGCGTAGAGGTAGCCAATTACATGCTTGATGACAGGGGTGCTGCACCAAACAGATCTGCCACATCACCAAATTCATTCCTGGAAGAAAATGGGAAGGGTGATCAGGATTACATG GAGCAAGAAATTCCAAAAAGAACACGATTTTGGCGTAGAAGGGGCAGAGCACGGAAGCTAAAATACACATGGAAATCCACCGGACATCCATCAATTCGCAAAAGAATGGCTGACGGCAAACAACAGTCATGTAAGCAATATACACCATGTGGATGCCAGCAAATGTGTGGAAAACAATGCCCTTGTCTTCATAATGGAACTTGCTGTGAAAAGTATTGCGG GTGTTCTAAGAGCTGCAAAAATCGTTTTAGAGGATGTCACTGTGCCAAAAGTCAGTGTAGAAGCCGGCAGTGCCCGTGCTTTGCAGCTGGACGTGAATGTGATCCAGATGTTTGCAGGAATTGCTGGGTCAG CTGTGGAGATGGCTCATTAGGTGAACCACCAGCACAAGGAGATGGCTATCAATGTGGAAACATGAAGCTCCTCTTAAAGCAACAACAGAGA ATCCTGTTGGGGAGGTCTGATGTTGCCGGATGGGGTGCCTTTATAAAG AACCCGGTCAATAAAAATGATTATCTTGGAGAGTACACAGGCGAATTGATTTCCCATAAAGAAGCAGATAAGCGCGGGAAGATCTATGACCGTGCAAACTCATCATTCCTTTTCGACTTGAATGATCAG TATGTTCTCGATGCCTATCGCAAAGGAGACAAACTGAAATTCGCAAACCATTCATCAAACCCAAATTGCTATGCTAAG GTAATGCTGGTGGCTGGAGATCACCGAGTTGGTATTTTCGCTAAAGAACATATAGAAGCCAGTGAGGAGCTCTTCTATGATTATCGTTACGGACCTGACCAAGCACCCATATGGGCACGGAAGCCCGAAGGTTCAAAAAGAGATGATCCATCAGTCTCTTATGGCCGAGCGCAGAAAATTGCGTGA